One window from the genome of Spiractinospora alimapuensis encodes:
- the recO gene encoding DNA repair protein RecO, which produces MGLYRDEGVVLRTQKLGEADRIITVLTRGAGLVRAVGKGVRRTRSRFGARLEPFTHVDLQFHTGRTLDVITQAETRRAYGAALVNHYPRYTAGIAMLEGAQQVVHVEREPAPRQFLLLIGGLRALGEGEHDPRLVLDAYLLRSLVTAGFALAVDECAQCGVPGPHGVFSVQSGGTVCRDCRPPGAATPARETLALMAALISGDWSTADTSEQRHRRECSGLVAAYLQWHVENGIRSLRLVEPS; this is translated from the coding sequence ATGGGGCTTTATCGGGATGAGGGCGTCGTCCTGCGTACCCAGAAGTTGGGCGAGGCCGACCGCATCATCACCGTGCTCACTCGTGGAGCCGGGCTCGTGCGTGCCGTGGGCAAAGGGGTGCGACGCACGCGGTCCCGCTTCGGGGCTCGACTGGAGCCGTTCACGCACGTCGACCTCCAGTTCCACACCGGCCGCACACTGGACGTCATCACCCAGGCGGAGACCAGGCGTGCCTACGGGGCCGCGCTGGTGAACCACTACCCGCGATACACCGCGGGTATCGCCATGTTGGAAGGCGCGCAGCAGGTCGTACACGTGGAGAGGGAACCGGCCCCACGCCAGTTCCTCCTGCTGATCGGTGGTCTGCGTGCCCTGGGCGAGGGGGAACACGACCCGCGCTTGGTCCTGGACGCCTACCTGTTGCGGTCCCTGGTGACCGCGGGGTTCGCCCTGGCGGTGGACGAGTGCGCGCAGTGTGGCGTCCCCGGTCCGCACGGTGTGTTCTCGGTGCAGTCGGGTGGCACGGTGTGCCGTGACTGCCGGCCTCCCGGAGCCGCGACCCCCGCGCGGGAGACACTCGCACTGATGGCGGCCCTGATCAGCGGAGACTGGTCCACGGCCGACACAAGCGAGCAGCGTCACCGCCGGGAATGCAGCGGTCTGGTCGCGGCCTATCTACAGTGGCACGTTGAGAACGGAATCCGATCCCTTCGCCTCGTGGAGCCCAGTTGA
- a CDS encoding CAP domain-containing protein, with protein MSLLPLGAVALAALGLTVPEVDPDAASQGTPGGPHEASQSREEFFAQSSYDDTPEAAMERADPVREPAPVPTVQTEIAVEEEEIPDEVDEEDDDEEETGSAGGATVDEVVRLTNSERAAAGCDALRVDDRLTQAAQDHSEDMARREYMDHETPEGLDPSDRAEAAGYDALSGENVAAGQRSAQEVVDAWMNSEGHRRNIVDCDNVAIGVGERDFYWTQKFGAE; from the coding sequence GTGTCCCTGCTGCCGCTGGGCGCCGTGGCTCTCGCCGCGCTCGGACTGACCGTCCCGGAGGTCGACCCGGACGCCGCCTCGCAGGGAACACCGGGAGGTCCGCACGAAGCCAGCCAGTCCCGAGAGGAGTTCTTCGCCCAGTCCAGCTACGACGACACGCCCGAGGCCGCGATGGAACGCGCGGACCCCGTACGAGAGCCGGCGCCGGTACCAACCGTCCAGACCGAGATCGCCGTCGAGGAGGAGGAGATCCCCGACGAGGTCGACGAGGAGGACGACGACGAGGAGGAGACCGGGTCGGCCGGCGGAGCCACGGTCGACGAGGTCGTGCGACTCACCAACTCCGAGCGCGCCGCCGCCGGCTGTGACGCGCTGCGGGTGGACGACAGGCTGACCCAGGCCGCCCAGGACCACAGCGAAGACATGGCACGTCGTGAGTACATGGATCACGAGACACCCGAGGGTCTGGACCCGTCCGACCGGGCCGAGGCGGCGGGCTACGACGCGCTCTCCGGAGAGAACGTCGCGGCTGGGCAGCGAAGCGCCCAGGAGGTCGTGGACGCCTGGATGAACAGTGAGGGCCACCGTAGGAACATCGTCGACTGTGACAACGTCGCCATCGGTGTCGGTGAGCGGGACTTCTACTGGACGCAGAAGTTCGGAGCGGAGTGA